One genomic window of Streptomyces spiramyceticus includes the following:
- a CDS encoding nucleobase:cation symporter-2 family protein: MAAKPRFRKDAAAESAPRTDDRTDPHPVDEKLPPGKMFTSGLQHVAAMYAGVVAPPMIVGPAVGLDVKETAFLMGASLFTAGIATLLQTLGFWKIGAKLPFVNGVSFAGVTPMIAIGKGEGDNAIPIIFGAIIVAGVLGFIAAPYFGKLVRFFPPVVTGTVITLIGVSLLPVAFNWSQGGNPQADDYGSMTNIGMAALTLVIVLVLRKLLRGFLQQIAILLGLVAGTLIAIPVGITNFDAIKNADLVGFPTPFHFGAPQFEIAAIISMCIVMLVCMTESTADMLALGKIVGRPADEKTIEGGLRADTLGSAISPLFNGFMCSAFAQNIGLVAMTKVRSRFVVAAGGGILILLGLCPVLASVIALVPLPVLGGAGIVLFGTVAASGIQTLATAALEKGENTLIVAASLGIGLIPIAAPTFYHAFPEDLLVVLDSGISTGCVVAIILNLAFNHLGKKGSRDDDAAADADRPGIPDQVPASAH, encoded by the coding sequence GTGGCCGCCAAGCCCAGGTTTCGCAAAGATGCAGCCGCCGAATCCGCCCCCCGGACCGATGACCGGACCGATCCCCATCCGGTCGACGAGAAACTCCCGCCCGGCAAGATGTTCACCAGCGGCCTCCAGCATGTGGCCGCGATGTACGCGGGCGTGGTGGCCCCGCCCATGATCGTGGGGCCCGCCGTGGGCCTGGACGTCAAGGAAACCGCCTTCCTCATGGGGGCCAGTCTCTTCACCGCCGGCATCGCCACCCTCCTCCAGACCCTCGGGTTCTGGAAGATCGGTGCCAAGCTCCCCTTCGTCAACGGCGTCTCGTTCGCCGGAGTGACCCCGATGATCGCCATCGGCAAGGGCGAGGGCGACAACGCGATACCGATCATCTTCGGAGCGATCATCGTCGCCGGCGTGCTCGGCTTCATCGCAGCCCCGTACTTCGGCAAACTCGTCCGCTTCTTCCCGCCCGTCGTCACCGGCACCGTCATCACCCTGATCGGTGTCTCCCTGCTGCCCGTCGCCTTCAACTGGTCCCAGGGCGGCAATCCCCAGGCCGACGACTACGGCTCGATGACCAACATCGGCATGGCCGCCCTGACCTTGGTGATCGTCCTGGTCCTGCGCAAGCTGCTGCGCGGCTTCCTCCAGCAGATCGCGATCCTCCTCGGTCTTGTGGCGGGCACACTCATCGCCATCCCGGTGGGCATCACCAACTTCGACGCCATCAAGAACGCCGACCTGGTGGGCTTCCCGACGCCGTTCCACTTCGGCGCCCCGCAGTTCGAGATCGCCGCGATCATCTCCATGTGCATCGTGATGCTGGTGTGCATGACGGAGTCGACCGCCGACATGCTGGCCCTCGGCAAGATCGTCGGCCGCCCGGCGGACGAGAAGACCATTGAGGGCGGACTGCGCGCCGACACCCTCGGCAGCGCGATCAGCCCGCTCTTCAACGGCTTCATGTGCAGCGCCTTCGCGCAGAACATCGGCCTGGTCGCCATGACGAAGGTCCGCAGCCGATTCGTCGTCGCCGCAGGTGGCGGCATCCTGATCCTGCTGGGCCTGTGCCCGGTCCTGGCCTCCGTGATCGCGCTCGTACCGCTGCCGGTACTCGGCGGCGCGGGCATCGTCCTCTTCGGTACGGTCGCGGCCAGCGGCATCCAGACGCTGGCCACGGCCGCACTGGAGAAGGGTGAGAACACGCTGATCGTGGCGGCCTCATTGGGCATCGGACTCATCCCGATCGCGGCGCCGACCTTCTACCACGCGTTCCCCGAGGACCTGCTCGTGGTCCTCGACTCGGGCATCAGCACCGGGTGCGTGGTGGCCATCATCCTCAACCTGGCCTTCAACCACCTGGGCAAGAAGGGCAGTCGAGACGATGACGCGGCCGCGGACGCGGACCGTCCCGGGATCCCGGACCAGGTCCCGGCGAGCGCTCACTGA
- a CDS encoding chitosanase translates to MKPTARLLLVLLALLLCACTVPSVDGKPGGTAGGLDDPAKKDIAMQLVSSAENSSLDWKAQYKYIEDIGDGRGYTGGIMGFCSGCGDMLKVVERYADAEPGNPLAAFIPALRAVKGSDSHEGLGRPFTKAWARAAGDPAFRAAQDAERDRVYFDPAVAQAKRDGLGALGQFIYFDAYVMHGLGDAEGTVGFRTMRRKAMEKAEPPSRGGDEKAYLGAFLDARVAAIRWEPSHSDTSRIETAQRVFLREGRLDLRTPLRWKVYGDEYRIG, encoded by the coding sequence GTGAAGCCGACCGCCCGCCTCCTGCTCGTACTGCTCGCCCTCCTCCTCTGCGCCTGTACGGTCCCCTCCGTCGACGGAAAGCCGGGGGGCACGGCCGGCGGGCTGGACGATCCGGCGAAGAAGGACATCGCCATGCAGCTGGTCTCCAGCGCCGAGAACTCCTCGCTGGACTGGAAGGCGCAGTACAAGTACATCGAGGACATCGGCGACGGCCGTGGCTACACGGGCGGAATCATGGGCTTCTGCTCGGGCTGCGGCGACATGCTGAAGGTCGTCGAGCGCTATGCGGACGCCGAGCCCGGCAATCCGCTCGCGGCGTTCATTCCGGCCCTGCGCGCGGTGAAGGGCAGCGATTCGCACGAGGGGCTCGGGCGGCCGTTCACGAAGGCGTGGGCGCGGGCCGCCGGGGATCCGGCATTCCGCGCGGCGCAGGACGCGGAGCGGGACCGGGTCTACTTCGATCCGGCGGTCGCCCAGGCCAAGCGGGACGGGCTGGGCGCGCTGGGTCAGTTCATCTACTTCGACGCCTATGTGATGCACGGCCTCGGCGACGCCGAGGGAACCGTCGGCTTCCGTACGATGCGCCGCAAGGCGATGGAGAAGGCCGAGCCGCCGTCTCGCGGCGGCGACGAGAAGGCGTACCTGGGTGCGTTCCTGGATGCGCGGGTGGCGGCCATCCGCTGGGAGCCGTCCCACTCGGACACCAGCCGCATCGAAACGGCCCAGCGGGTCTTCCTCCGCGAGGGCAGGCTCGACCTCCGGACGCCGCTGCGCTGGAAGGTGTACGGCGACGAGTACCGCATCGGCTGA
- a CDS encoding alpha/beta fold hydrolase, producing MSDHSVVDVGDVRLAYRAWGDSYGAPVVLLHGLGSSAASWEEAGQALGEEWRVYAIDLRGHGESDWPDEYSVELMRDDVLGFLDELELDRVGLVGHGIGGVVARLLAQEHADRVERLVLEETPPPFPGDTEPPPVVRPEEPLDYDWPVVPAITGEISDPDPEWRDGLGEIVAPTLIITGGPDSSMPQDRMQDMAALIPDCRLITIPAGHFVHEERPRPFAQEVSEFFSS from the coding sequence ATGAGTGATCACTCCGTAGTGGATGTCGGCGACGTACGGCTGGCCTATCGGGCCTGGGGCGATTCGTACGGAGCGCCGGTCGTGCTCCTGCACGGGCTCGGCTCGTCGGCGGCGAGCTGGGAGGAGGCCGGGCAGGCGCTCGGCGAGGAATGGCGGGTCTATGCGATCGACCTGCGCGGGCACGGCGAGAGCGACTGGCCCGACGAGTACTCCGTCGAGCTCATGCGGGACGACGTCCTCGGTTTCCTCGACGAGCTGGAGCTCGACCGGGTCGGCCTCGTCGGCCATGGCATCGGCGGTGTCGTCGCCCGGCTGCTGGCGCAGGAGCACGCGGACCGCGTGGAGCGGCTCGTGCTGGAGGAGACCCCGCCGCCGTTCCCCGGCGACACGGAGCCGCCCCCGGTGGTGCGCCCCGAGGAACCGCTGGACTACGACTGGCCCGTCGTACCGGCCATCACCGGCGAGATCTCCGACCCCGACCCGGAGTGGCGCGACGGCCTCGGCGAGATCGTCGCACCGACCTTGATCATCACGGGCGGCCCCGACAGTTCGATGCCGCAGGACCGGATGCAGGACATGGCTGCGCTGATCCCGGACTGCCGCCTGATCACTATTCCGGCCGGCCATTTTGTACATGAGGAGCGCCCCCGCCCGTTCGCCCAAGAGGTCAGTGAATTCTTCAGCAGCTGA
- a CDS encoding fibronectin type III domain-containing protein: MKGPTVQRPTVCAALTCSVSLLLLLLLLTTTACSNEPDRDSERPSTPGGLTAQAGSATSVHVMWDRASDNKAVTGYEVYQKGAKVKAVPGARHMVDIDSLTPSTAYMFTVRARDAAGNLSAPSSPVPVTTPAPTPDDRKAPSVPVKLRGRADGGRAVSLTWGRAADDVGVTSYDIYQEDSRIHTVPGTATTARVTGLRPGTVYTFTVRARDAAENSSKDSNALDLTTASAPGHGPSTAPTALKATPRTEGGVRGIDLAWTPPRTGGEEAVREHQLFLNGKLATTIVWGAAPPKGTATYRFTVSEPAGTRFSIKLRARLPDGKWGDFSAQRTVVVGG; this comes from the coding sequence ATGAAGGGTCCAACCGTGCAACGCCCCACCGTGTGCGCCGCGTTGACCTGCTCTGTCTCCCTGCTGCTGCTGCTTCTTCTGCTGACGACGACCGCCTGCTCGAACGAACCCGACCGGGACAGCGAGCGCCCCTCCACGCCGGGCGGGCTGACGGCGCAGGCGGGCAGCGCCACCTCCGTGCACGTCATGTGGGACCGGGCCTCCGACAACAAGGCGGTCACCGGGTACGAGGTCTACCAGAAGGGCGCCAAGGTGAAGGCCGTGCCGGGCGCACGGCACATGGTCGACATCGACAGCCTGACCCCGTCGACCGCCTACATGTTCACCGTCCGCGCCCGGGACGCCGCGGGCAATCTCTCCGCTCCCAGCAGCCCTGTCCCCGTCACCACACCCGCTCCTACGCCGGACGACCGGAAGGCGCCCTCCGTGCCGGTGAAGCTGCGGGGGCGGGCCGACGGGGGACGCGCGGTGAGCCTGACCTGGGGGCGGGCCGCGGACGACGTCGGCGTGACGTCGTACGACATCTACCAGGAGGACTCCCGGATCCACACCGTGCCCGGCACCGCCACGACGGCGCGGGTCACCGGGTTGCGGCCCGGGACCGTCTACACCTTTACGGTACGGGCGCGGGACGCGGCCGAGAATTCCTCGAAGGACAGCAACGCCCTTGACCTGACGACGGCTTCGGCCCCCGGGCACGGGCCGTCCACCGCCCCCACGGCTCTGAAGGCGACGCCCCGCACGGAGGGCGGCGTACGCGGCATCGACCTTGCGTGGACGCCGCCGCGTACGGGTGGGGAGGAGGCGGTGCGTGAGCACCAGCTGTTCCTCAACGGGAAACTGGCCACGACCATCGTGTGGGGCGCAGCTCCGCCGAAGGGCACGGCGACGTACCGCTTCACCGTGAGCGAGCCTGCCGGGACCCGCTTCAGCATCAAGCTCCGCGCGAGGCTGCCGGACGGGAAGTGGGGGGACTTTTCGGCGCAGCGGACGGTGGTGGTGGGCGGCTAG
- a CDS encoding inositol monophosphatase family protein, whose translation MWIDTVSDILHEAAATAILPRYRSLADGEVTEKTPGEVVTVADREAEELITRRLRSVLDAPVVGEEATAANPGLITALRDAPAAWLVDPLDGTANFIAGRPEYAVMAALIRNGQAVASWIVQPAEGRTYVAEKGSGAWRDGIRIHRPSAPVDPADLRGAALTRFLDPAAKARVQAATSRFATLGPGTKCAGVDYPRLADGVQDFLLYQRTLPWDHVPGALLLTEAGGVAHRPDGTAYRPTDAERGLLAAADAHSWRTVHAILMQR comes from the coding sequence ATGTGGATCGACACGGTGAGCGACATCCTGCACGAAGCGGCGGCCACGGCCATCCTCCCCCGCTACCGCTCACTGGCGGACGGTGAGGTTACGGAGAAGACCCCCGGCGAGGTGGTCACCGTGGCCGACCGCGAGGCCGAGGAACTGATCACCCGCCGCCTGCGCTCCGTGCTCGACGCCCCGGTCGTCGGCGAGGAGGCGACCGCAGCAAACCCCGGCCTGATCACGGCACTTCGTGACGCCCCGGCGGCCTGGCTGGTCGACCCTCTGGACGGCACGGCGAATTTCATCGCCGGCCGGCCCGAATACGCCGTGATGGCTGCGCTGATACGAAACGGACAAGCCGTCGCTTCGTGGATCGTGCAGCCCGCCGAGGGGCGCACGTACGTAGCGGAGAAGGGCTCAGGGGCGTGGCGGGACGGCATACGGATCCACCGGCCGTCGGCACCCGTCGACCCCGCCGACTTGCGCGGCGCGGCGCTGACCAGATTCCTCGACCCGGCGGCGAAAGCCCGTGTCCAGGCCGCGACTTCCCGGTTCGCGACCCTCGGTCCGGGCACCAAGTGCGCCGGCGTGGATTATCCGCGGCTGGCGGACGGCGTACAGGACTTCCTCCTGTACCAGCGGACACTCCCTTGGGACCACGTGCCGGGCGCGCTGCTCCTCACCGAGGCGGGCGGCGTCGCGCATCGCCCCGACGGAACCGCCTACCGTCCGACCGACGCCGAGCGCGGACTCCTGGCCGCCGCGGACGCGCACAGCTGGCGCACAGTGCACGCGATCCTGATGCAACGCTAG
- a CDS encoding lactate/malate family dehydrogenase, translating into MTAVAIVGAGAVGQSAATALVSAGLCDRLVVTSRTTGQAEALADDLDDLRSACDSRVHPVPGTTNSLMGCQAVVIAVQGRFANAHRADIRMAGAVANAPVIRTLVAELHGYTGTVVMVTNPVDLMTRLFAEISGCPRVFGIGSNLDTARYRMTLARVLDVPQEAVDGHVVGEHGDAAVVCTSSTTVNGEPVQVPLTHIRNELANRPGRISSGIGRTRCGPAGAVLSTLRLVLGQADGARNCQLHTRADGWEFRCASRQANP; encoded by the coding sequence ATGACCGCCGTGGCGATTGTCGGAGCCGGAGCCGTGGGGCAGTCCGCTGCCACCGCCCTTGTCTCCGCTGGGCTCTGTGACCGGCTGGTGGTGACCTCCCGCACCACTGGTCAAGCTGAAGCCCTCGCCGACGACCTCGATGACTTGCGATCCGCCTGCGATTCCAGGGTGCACCCGGTCCCGGGGACCACCAACAGCCTCATGGGCTGCCAGGCCGTCGTCATCGCCGTACAAGGGCGCTTCGCCAACGCCCACCGTGCCGATATCCGCATGGCCGGGGCTGTCGCCAATGCGCCCGTCATCCGCACCCTGGTTGCCGAACTGCACGGCTACACGGGCACCGTGGTGATGGTGACGAATCCCGTCGATCTGATGACGCGGCTGTTCGCCGAGATCTCCGGCTGCCCGCGCGTTTTCGGAATCGGCTCGAACCTTGACACCGCTCGCTACCGGATGACCCTGGCCCGGGTTCTCGATGTTCCCCAGGAAGCGGTTGACGGCCATGTCGTCGGCGAGCACGGCGACGCCGCTGTGGTGTGCACATCGTCGACCACCGTCAATGGCGAGCCCGTCCAGGTCCCCCTTACGCACATACGTAACGAACTCGCCAACCGCCCGGGACGGATCAGCTCGGGCATCGGCCGTACTCGCTGCGGACCCGCCGGAGCAGTGCTCTCCACGCTCCGGCTCGTGCTCGGTCAGGCCGATGGCGCGCGGAACTGTCAGCTCCACACGAGGGCGGATGGCTGGGAATTCCGTTGCGCTTCACGGCAGGCAAACCCCTAG
- a CDS encoding ATP-binding protein, with the protein MSRQARILVPGDPSAIAFARDHVLTHVRAWGVSLDEELRDAVKLVASELITNAVVHGGGFATVGLYLNDGRLLLVVHDGNPAEPQRQYATGDDEAGRGLALVNFLAARSGWEPTARGKKMWAEFEVPVPPPSARGEVLRRRMKAAVPRAYVNTMPLAMSAGL; encoded by the coding sequence ATGAGCCGCCAAGCCCGGATTCTCGTACCCGGTGATCCCTCCGCCATCGCCTTCGCTCGCGACCACGTACTCACACATGTCCGGGCATGGGGGGTGTCACTGGATGAGGAACTGCGGGACGCGGTCAAGTTGGTCGCCTCAGAGCTGATCACGAACGCTGTGGTGCACGGCGGTGGCTTCGCCACGGTCGGCCTTTACCTCAACGACGGCCGTCTTCTCCTCGTCGTCCACGATGGCAATCCGGCCGAGCCACAGCGCCAGTACGCGACCGGCGACGACGAGGCCGGGCGGGGGCTCGCCCTCGTCAACTTCCTCGCCGCACGCAGCGGCTGGGAGCCCACCGCCCGGGGGAAGAAGATGTGGGCCGAGTTCGAAGTTCCCGTCCCCCCGCCGTCTGCCCGCGGTGAAGTCCTGCGACGCCGGATGAAAGCCGCCGTGCCACGCGCCTACGTCAACACCATGCCGTTGGCGATGTCGGCAGGGCTGTGA
- a CDS encoding XRE family transcriptional regulator, which translates to MTARPPAHRRAVTGAIAGYILRLARESIPRTQIGLAEALEVDLATVQGWESGRRPLANMKAGALLDLRRRLPALGADRTVVQLLDPAMDADRIISVTLDPPERPGWHPLAEWVHTRDTTHMIAWAVNGTPPPLIASRPAPRRRGAVPAAPMLPAQDRADLFIHLRDTAEGAHRAGESAPLLRRQALYLTSYDRSPGAPAWIAHALHSRRGALAVRGWSPHWAEARSTAAALARQGDQQPLLDFIERALVDDDNGEAANLNYWAYWLGAANGPQASDLFMRDRDLTSWDPVTLLRLLIQGLDEAPTYVELYAHSLWALLGAHPWLPQASPSLAAALGERTGLILDGGGISPRSRRDLGAVQYRLRGQRT; encoded by the coding sequence ATGACTGCCAGACCGCCCGCACACCGCCGTGCGGTCACAGGCGCCATTGCCGGGTACATCCTCCGCCTGGCCCGAGAGAGCATTCCTCGTACGCAAATCGGCCTGGCGGAGGCGCTGGAGGTGGACCTGGCCACGGTGCAGGGCTGGGAATCCGGCCGTCGGCCATTGGCCAACATGAAAGCGGGGGCGCTCCTCGACCTACGGCGCCGGTTACCGGCGTTGGGCGCAGATCGCACCGTGGTTCAGCTCCTGGACCCTGCAATGGATGCCGACCGCATCATCAGCGTCACGCTGGACCCGCCGGAGCGGCCGGGGTGGCACCCTCTGGCGGAATGGGTGCACACTCGAGATACGACGCACATGATCGCTTGGGCCGTGAACGGTACGCCACCGCCGTTGATCGCCAGTAGGCCCGCCCCCAGACGACGCGGAGCGGTACCGGCCGCGCCGATGCTTCCGGCGCAGGATCGGGCCGACCTTTTCATTCACCTGCGAGACACGGCCGAGGGGGCGCACCGCGCCGGGGAATCCGCCCCCTTGCTGCGGCGGCAGGCCCTGTATCTCACCTCTTACGACCGTAGCCCCGGTGCGCCTGCTTGGATCGCTCACGCCCTCCATAGTCGCCGGGGAGCGCTTGCGGTACGGGGCTGGTCACCCCACTGGGCGGAAGCCCGCTCGACCGCCGCTGCGCTCGCCCGCCAGGGCGACCAGCAGCCGCTGTTGGACTTCATCGAGCGTGCGCTGGTCGACGACGACAACGGCGAGGCGGCGAACCTGAACTACTGGGCGTACTGGCTCGGTGCGGCCAACGGGCCACAGGCCAGCGACCTATTCATGCGCGACCGAGACTTGACCAGCTGGGACCCCGTCACGTTGTTGCGGCTCCTCATTCAGGGACTGGATGAGGCACCGACGTATGTCGAGCTGTACGCGCATTCCCTGTGGGCCCTTCTTGGCGCGCACCCCTGGCTGCCCCAGGCTTCACCATCACTCGCCGCTGCGCTCGGCGAACGCACCGGCCTCATCCTCGACGGCGGCGGCATCTCTCCAAGATCCAGGCGCGACTTGGGCGCCGTGCAATACCGTCTACGCGGGCAGCGCACTTGA
- a CDS encoding HD domain-containing protein has protein sequence MADETANAQGTAGFLMEMGMLKRAKRSGWWIAGVKDPETIAEHSFRVGIVGAVLAMMEGADPARVALMCLFHDTQETRVSDIPHIGRRYLEAASNEKVTADQMSAAHPDVASGVQRVVEEYENGTSLEVIVAHDADKLECLIQAVEYREQGCGNVQNWIDTSRNSLKTASAQALAEAALNMSSIEWQQTYLR, from the coding sequence ATGGCGGATGAGACGGCCAACGCGCAGGGTACGGCGGGTTTCCTGATGGAAATGGGGATGCTCAAACGGGCGAAGCGGTCCGGCTGGTGGATCGCTGGAGTGAAGGACCCGGAGACGATCGCCGAGCACTCGTTCCGGGTGGGCATCGTCGGCGCGGTGCTGGCCATGATGGAGGGCGCGGACCCTGCAAGGGTCGCGCTGATGTGCCTCTTCCACGACACGCAGGAGACCCGCGTCAGCGATATCCCGCATATTGGCCGGCGCTACCTCGAAGCGGCGTCCAACGAGAAGGTCACCGCAGACCAGATGTCGGCCGCTCACCCCGACGTCGCCTCCGGCGTTCAGCGTGTCGTCGAGGAGTACGAGAACGGCACCAGCCTGGAAGTGATCGTTGCCCACGACGCCGACAAGCTCGAATGCCTTATCCAAGCCGTCGAGTACCGCGAGCAAGGATGCGGGAATGTTCAGAATTGGATTGACACCAGCCGCAACAGCCTCAAGACAGCGTCGGCGCAGGCCCTCGCTGAGGCCGCGCTGAACATGTCGTCGATTGAGTGGCAGCAGACGTATCTTCGCTGA
- a CDS encoding Trm112 family protein, with translation MNPDDPLLKILACPLDKGPLTLLPLEDTLYNPRLRRRYPIVDGVPQLLPSSGEQVPEAEHHRLLNQLN, from the coding sequence ATGAACCCCGATGACCCCCTGCTGAAGATCCTCGCCTGCCCGCTGGACAAGGGCCCCCTGACCCTCCTCCCCCTGGAGGACACCCTCTACAACCCCCGCTTGCGCCGCCGCTACCCCATAGTCGACGGCGTCCCCCAACTCCTCCCGTCCTCCGGCGAACAGGTACCGGAGGCCGAACACCACCGCCTGCTGAACCAGCTGAACTAG
- a CDS encoding class I SAM-dependent methyltransferase, with amino-acid sequence MKSTSARPRPPTLRDFYEDPTVPVASGTSRSLRQARMLAAALGPPTPPATVLDIGCGDGTAAATAAPLLRGHRIVGVDWSQDALRRASTRIEHVVRGELTDGGLPFGNGTAQAILFSEVIEHLVDPDSALDELRRVLSPGGHLMLSTPNLAAWYNRALLLAGVQPVFSEVSLRAIHGRPGHEVVGHLRLYTARALREFLTASGFEVVRIAGAPFHGVPRALRPLDRLACAAPSAASILLAHARRPAGD; translated from the coding sequence GTGAAAAGCACGTCCGCACGACCACGCCCTCCCACCCTCCGCGACTTCTACGAGGACCCCACCGTCCCCGTAGCCTCCGGCACTTCCCGCAGCCTGCGCCAGGCACGCATGCTGGCCGCCGCCCTGGGGCCGCCCACTCCCCCGGCCACGGTCCTGGACATCGGCTGCGGCGACGGCACCGCGGCCGCCACCGCCGCGCCGCTCCTCCGCGGGCACCGAATCGTCGGCGTCGACTGGTCGCAGGACGCGCTGCGCCGCGCATCGACCCGTATCGAACACGTAGTACGGGGCGAACTCACAGACGGCGGCCTGCCCTTCGGCAACGGCACCGCACAGGCAATCCTCTTCAGCGAAGTCATCGAGCACCTGGTAGACCCGGACAGCGCCCTCGACGAACTGCGCCGCGTACTGTCCCCCGGCGGCCACCTGATGCTCTCCACCCCCAACCTCGCGGCCTGGTACAACCGGGCACTGCTCCTCGCCGGAGTCCAGCCCGTCTTCTCGGAGGTGAGCCTGCGCGCAATCCACGGCCGCCCGGGCCACGAGGTCGTAGGTCACCTACGCCTCTACACGGCCCGCGCGCTGCGAGAGTTCCTGACGGCTTCGGGCTTCGAGGTGGTCCGAATCGCCGGAGCCCCATTCCACGGCGTACCGCGCGCCCTGCGCCCCCTGGACCGCCTCGCCTGCGCCGCACCGAGCGCCGCGTCGATCCTGCTCGCGCACGCCCGCCGCCCCGCCGGGGACTGA
- a CDS encoding condensation protein yields the protein MTALQHPARPGGPPQPPHARVPFTVVDEVTRHCLQPREPETVHIEVHLPTQPDPARLRAAFAEALRRHPRILMREAPGPWYRRRYEWELTRTPDTDVVTFPPATPDALPRARERALAFAPPLAVSPPVRLEVIGSVLLLTVNHTALDGPACLRVLATAAELYSGQSNAPATAAPARPAAPQSPQDQPGPLSGTGFAPIARVAPGTPTVATGNRMLITELPVPSRPRTAPYTVNDQLMVATARMIAHWNNEHDRPPRPMRITMPVDDRPRGPDMPIGNGTRLVEVPFTSKELATHSTPDLLHLTARRTRALKALPRPQLGHGAALLTAPVLPVGVRAAITRGLRRAVAPWTSTTLLSNIGRIPYALDFGEGTGRATAVWFSAPARMPRGLTVTTASTGGKLHLALRWSSALLGADDGERLRDLFTEYLAATATAEGGETQ from the coding sequence ATGACCGCACTGCAGCACCCCGCCCGCCCCGGAGGCCCACCGCAGCCCCCGCACGCCCGTGTGCCCTTCACCGTCGTCGACGAAGTCACCCGGCACTGCCTGCAACCCCGTGAGCCCGAGACCGTACACATCGAGGTCCACCTCCCCACCCAGCCCGACCCCGCCCGCCTGCGGGCCGCCTTCGCCGAGGCGTTACGCCGCCACCCTCGCATCCTGATGCGGGAGGCGCCCGGCCCCTGGTACCGGCGCCGGTACGAGTGGGAGCTCACCCGGACCCCCGACACCGACGTCGTAACGTTCCCGCCGGCCACCCCGGACGCACTCCCCCGCGCCCGCGAGCGCGCCCTCGCCTTCGCTCCGCCGCTCGCCGTCTCCCCACCCGTACGCCTTGAAGTGATCGGCTCCGTACTCCTTCTGACGGTGAACCACACCGCCCTCGACGGCCCCGCCTGCCTCCGCGTCCTCGCCACCGCCGCCGAGCTGTACAGCGGCCAGAGCAACGCCCCCGCGACCGCCGCCCCCGCCCGCCCAGCCGCACCGCAGTCGCCCCAGGACCAGCCCGGCCCCCTGAGCGGCACAGGATTCGCCCCGATCGCACGCGTAGCCCCCGGCACGCCGACTGTCGCCACCGGCAACAGGATGCTGATCACCGAGCTCCCCGTACCCAGCCGCCCGCGCACCGCGCCGTACACGGTCAACGACCAGCTCATGGTCGCCACGGCCCGCATGATCGCCCACTGGAACAACGAACACGACCGCCCCCCACGCCCCATGCGCATCACAATGCCCGTGGACGACCGCCCCCGGGGCCCGGACATGCCGATAGGAAACGGCACTCGCCTGGTAGAAGTCCCGTTCACCTCAAAGGAGTTGGCAACACACTCCACCCCCGACCTCCTGCACCTCACCGCCCGCCGCACCCGCGCCCTCAAGGCCCTGCCCCGCCCCCAGCTGGGCCACGGCGCGGCCCTGCTCACCGCCCCCGTGCTCCCGGTCGGGGTCCGCGCGGCGATCACGCGCGGCCTGCGCAGAGCCGTCGCACCGTGGACCTCGACCACACTCCTGAGCAACATCGGCCGTATCCCGTACGCCCTTGACTTCGGCGAGGGCACAGGCCGGGCGACAGCCGTCTGGTTCTCCGCCCCGGCCCGGATGCCACGCGGCCTGACGGTCACCACGGCAAGCACAGGGGGCAAGCTGCATCTGGCCCTGCGCTGGTCCAGCGCACTGCTGGGCGCCGACGACGGCGAGCGGCTGCGCGACCTGTTCACGGAGTACCTGGCCGCAACCGCAACCGCAGAGGGAGGCGAAACCCAGTGA